DNA from bacterium:
CCTAAAACCATTCTTCTCATTCTATGTTTTAGCACATATTTTGAAATCCTAAATTCCAAATTCTACATTGGAATTTATTTGTCCACAGATTAATTCATTTATATTCATCTTCTCTGCGTCCTCTGTGCCTCTGCGGTGAATAGTTACCTTTTCATTTTACCCTGATTTTTGGATTTAGAAAATGATATAAAATATCTACGATTAAATTAACGATAACAAAGACAAAAGCCCCAAACAGCACAACACCCATCACTACTGGTATGTCCCTTTTTATAATTCCTTCAACCGCATATCTGCCAAGTCCTGGCCAGCCAAATACTGTTTCTGTCAGAACTGAACCATTAAGATAACTCCCAAAGTCTAATCCAATAATTGTTACAATCGGGATAAGGCTATTTTTTAAGGTATGTTTAAATATGACCACACTTTCTTTTAATCCTTTTGCCCTTGCGGTTCTAATATAATCTTCTCCTAATATTTCTAATATTGATGTTCTTGTAATTCGGGCAATTAAAGCCACCGAGCGTAATCCCAGAGTAGTCGCGGGTAAAATAAGATAAAGAATATCTCCATCACCCATTCCTGAGGCTGGTAGCCAGCCAAGTTTAATCGAAAAGATAAAAATAAGAAGTAGTCCAAACCAGAATACCGGCGTAGAAATACCCAATACGGCTGAAACCATAGTTAATCTATCCCAGATGGAATTTCTGGTAACCGCCGCAAAAATTCCCATTGGGAGACCCAATAAGATAGCAATAACCATCGCCGATATTGCCAATTTTAAGGTATTTGGGAATTTCTCAATGATTGTTTCTGTAACTTCCTGTTTAGTTGAAAAAGACCGACCTAAATTACCATGGATGACTCTATTCAGATAACAGAAATATTGAATATGGAATGGTTTATCAAGTCCCATTTCTTCCCGTATCTGTTGAAGGGTTTGGGCATTGACCCTTTCTCCAACTATACCTGAAGTAGGGTCGCCGGGGATAATATAAATCAGGATAAAAGTAATCGTCGCTATCCCGAATAAAACAGGAATGGTTAGTAATAATCGTTTAATAATGTAAATTAGCATTTCCCGATAAGTGTATCACAAAGCTGGGGTTTTGTCAACTCGCAGGGGTGCAAAGCAGACAATAATTTGAAAGCAATTTTGTAACTATTCAGCCACTGATTAACACGGATTAGCACGGATAAATACAGAGG
Protein-coding regions in this window:
- a CDS encoding ABC transporter permease encodes the protein MLIYIIKRLLLTIPVLFGIATITFILIYIIPGDPTSGIVGERVNAQTLQQIREEMGLDKPFHIQYFCYLNRVIHGNLGRSFSTKQEVTETIIEKFPNTLKLAISAMVIAILLGLPMGIFAAVTRNSIWDRLTMVSAVLGISTPVFWFGLLLIFIFSIKLGWLPASGMGDGDILYLILPATTLGLRSVALIARITRTSILEILGEDYIRTARAKGLKESVVIFKHTLKNSLIPIVTIIGLDFGSYLNGSVLTETVFGWPGLGRYAVEGIIKRDIPVVMGVVLFGAFVFVIVNLIVDILYHFLNPKIRVK